In one Butyrivibrio proteoclasticus B316 genomic region, the following are encoded:
- a CDS encoding EAL domain-containing protein, protein MTFERSFMNFVQILSEEEITPEISPSALADVSKEYSLRSIVAIISNLRESEQAGEADVIVPLFGPVPENEAPSYLFKHTLAGRKTVTFHIYTRDNKSWNEEEYQSFAIIVDILMMHTERFLLGKFVKDSALTQYLTGLPNSGGFIAYATRLCESREIMNYDSFFFNLKSFGLISRRYGLTEGDEIMKRYSQKLREFCEPDEMIAHFGGDNYTALIKKERTQKFLDYIASIPVYGMKNGKQEEIKVAAVTGVYAVDESLKEPGQLISRSAMALNYAKNVANKPYVFVNKAMSTRIYRQKQIEDRYEEALANDEFRIYLQPKVDIFTGEIIGAESLARWFCNGVVLYPTEFVPILEQEGMVASLDLYVLKKTCEFILGWMKAGIEPVPVSVNFSRRDLNYKHLAREIVQIIDDAGIKRNMIQIEVTETANEDERILMTNFLKNLKEKGIDTAIDDFGTGYSSLSNLRDFPVTMIKIDRSFICNEAVNDNDEIVLRNIIHMAEDLGIKVLTEGVERQDQVELLKSVGCHYVQGFLYDNPMPEGDFQKRLIKRNYS, encoded by the coding sequence ATGACATTCGAAAGAAGCTTCATGAACTTTGTTCAAATATTGTCTGAAGAGGAGATTACACCCGAAATATCGCCAAGTGCGCTTGCCGATGTTTCCAAGGAGTATTCGCTTCGCTCAATAGTTGCCATTATTTCTAATCTAAGAGAATCAGAGCAGGCTGGTGAAGCTGATGTTATCGTGCCTTTATTTGGGCCTGTTCCGGAAAATGAGGCACCGTCCTATTTGTTTAAACATACTCTTGCGGGGCGTAAGACAGTGACGTTTCACATATATACCCGCGATAATAAATCATGGAATGAAGAAGAATATCAGTCATTTGCAATCATTGTAGATATTCTTATGATGCATACAGAAAGATTTCTTTTGGGTAAATTTGTCAAAGACAGTGCGCTTACCCAGTATCTTACAGGACTTCCGAATTCCGGTGGTTTCATTGCGTATGCGACCAGACTATGTGAGAGCAGAGAGATAATGAACTATGATTCTTTCTTCTTTAATCTTAAGAGTTTTGGGCTTATCAGCAGGCGTTATGGACTTACTGAAGGTGATGAGATCATGAAGAGGTATTCTCAGAAACTTCGAGAATTTTGCGAGCCGGATGAAATGATCGCACATTTTGGCGGTGACAATTACACCGCGCTGATCAAAAAAGAGAGAACTCAGAAATTCCTTGATTATATAGCTTCCATTCCTGTTTATGGTATGAAGAATGGCAAGCAGGAGGAAATAAAGGTTGCGGCTGTTACAGGTGTTTACGCGGTAGATGAATCACTTAAGGAGCCGGGACAGCTTATTTCAAGATCTGCCATGGCGCTTAATTATGCCAAGAATGTTGCCAATAAGCCTTATGTATTTGTTAATAAGGCTATGAGCACCAGGATATACAGGCAGAAACAGATTGAAGACAGATATGAAGAAGCGCTAGCCAATGACGAATTCAGGATATATCTGCAACCAAAGGTAGACATTTTTACCGGAGAGATAATAGGAGCCGAGTCTTTGGCCAGATGGTTTTGCAATGGTGTTGTACTATACCCTACGGAATTTGTACCTATTCTTGAACAGGAGGGAATGGTTGCATCACTTGATCTCTATGTCCTTAAAAAGACCTGTGAGTTTATTCTGGGCTGGATGAAAGCCGGAATAGAACCTGTTCCGGTGTCTGTCAATTTCTCAAGAAGAGATCTCAACTACAAGCATTTGGCAAGAGAAATAGTACAGATAATTGATGATGCCGGAATAAAGAGAAACATGATACAGATAGAGGTAACAGAGACAGCCAATGAAGATGAGCGTATACTCATGACCAATTTCCTCAAAAATCTCAAGGAAAAGGGTATAGATACCGCAATTGATGATTTTGGTACCGGTTATTCTTCCTTGTCCAATCTTAGAGATTTTCCGGTTACTATGATCAAAATAGACAGATCATTTATATGTAATGAGGCTGTGAATGACAACGATGAAATTGTTTTGAGAAATATTATCCATATGGCAGAGGATCTTGGAATAAAGGTTCTGACAGAGGGAGTTGAAAGGCAGGATCAGGTAGAACTTCTCAAGAGCGTGGGTTGTCATTATGTTCAGGGGTTCTTGTACGACAATCCTATGCCGGAAGGGGATTTTCAGAAACGATTAATCAAACGCAATTATTCGTAA
- a CDS encoding LysR family transcriptional regulator, with translation MTILQLKYIIAIDEECSMRRAADRLYVSQPGLSSAVRDLESELGIQIFERVHNGVVTTPAGASFIAYARSAVEQFEKVEEKYLNAGNHKPTFSVSMQHYTIAVNAFIDTVKEFDLKEYQFYIRETQTSEVIEDVKTLKSEVGVIALSDFNKNTFKKIFADASLEFHELFTRNTYLYLSSHHPLADREVISLDELEDYPCMVFDQGDNTSFYYREEALATYDYKKIISTNERATSIELMLGLNGYAVGAAMLGDSLNSSEIKAIKLKEEENLTFGYIVRKGTQLSEMAQVFVNKLQG, from the coding sequence ATGACGATATTACAGCTAAAATACATTATAGCGATTGATGAAGAATGCTCCATGCGAAGAGCTGCTGACAGATTGTACGTCTCACAGCCGGGATTATCCAGCGCTGTAAGAGACCTTGAAAGTGAACTCGGAATTCAGATATTTGAAAGAGTTCACAACGGTGTTGTCACTACTCCTGCCGGAGCTTCTTTTATTGCATATGCAAGGAGTGCTGTTGAGCAGTTTGAAAAAGTTGAGGAAAAATACTTAAATGCAGGAAATCATAAGCCGACTTTTTCTGTATCCATGCAGCATTATACAATAGCAGTCAATGCCTTTATTGATACAGTTAAAGAATTTGATCTTAAAGAGTATCAGTTCTATATCAGAGAGACCCAGACCAGCGAAGTGATTGAAGATGTCAAGACATTAAAGAGCGAAGTGGGAGTCATTGCTCTTAGTGACTTTAATAAGAATACGTTTAAAAAGATATTTGCTGATGCGTCTTTGGAATTTCATGAACTGTTTACCAGAAATACTTATCTGTACCTGAGCTCTCACCATCCGCTCGCTGACAGAGAGGTGATTTCTCTTGATGAGCTTGAGGATTATCCATGTATGGTTTTTGATCAGGGGGACAATACTTCTTTTTACTATAGAGAAGAGGCTCTTGCAACCTATGATTACAAGAAGATAATCAGCACCAATGAAAGAGCAACTTCTATTGAACTTATGCTTGGACTGAACGGATATGCTGTAGGTGCGGCTATGCTCGGGGATAGCCTTAATTCCTCTGAGATCAAGGCTATTAAGCTCAAAGAAGAGGAGAACCTCACCTTTGGATATATAGTCAGAAAGGGCACGCAGCTCAGCGAAATGGCGCAGGTTTTTGTCAATAAACTCCAGGGATAA
- a CDS encoding HPr family phosphocarrier protein: MRKEVKVSLGCKSQIIQFINMNSKSSCEIDVQDGHSFIDGKSIVGLLSLNLFKPLDVTVIGEDSKITDLIHSYGTHQLLIS; this comes from the coding sequence ATGAGAAAAGAAGTAAAGGTATCGTTGGGATGCAAATCCCAGATCATCCAGTTCATTAACATGAACTCGAAGTCTTCTTGTGAAATTGATGTTCAGGATGGTCACAGTTTTATCGACGGAAAGTCAATTGTAGGGCTTCTGTCACTGAATCTATTCAAACCACTTGATGTTACAGTAATAGGAGAGGACAGTAAGATTACTGATCTTATCCACAGCTACGGTACGCATCAGTTGCTTATAAGCTAA
- a CDS encoding SpoIIE family protein phosphatase encodes MILKMSAISALYIVLTVFLWKYLRNKKISFTGKILIGLIYGMCSVLSTHFGVDFGDMLLNLRDVAPLAAGLFFHPLSGVIAGLIGGIERYIVGTYFGIGSYTRIACSVSTCLAGFVALLMNLKVFRGKKPSPMYAFFMGAVMEVFHMYAVFISHRADMRMAFVVVRACSIPMIIFSGIALAVMSIILEVIAGEWKNPFKRAKGEDISVSQTFQRWLFVVTVSVIFINFIFSFILQTQSAYQNGYSSIIQTSSDIKNRFKAGLKYCVPGASEYFEIIKSDGTIIAGKNIGSELSETVMDDITGSIDKPIFKADYMGEDALNKVDMLSSELILLTYMPHDELFWNRNAQAYETAFADILLFTVIYVLIAFLVRQIVVKNIDLINESLDKITNGNLNEIVTVRNSSEFASLSDDINQTVDTLKGYIEAAENRIEQELVFARTIQESSLPRNFEFPGRNDEFEIYASMKAAKEVGGDFYDFFFVDRNKIALVIADVSGKGIPAALFMMRSKTAIRSFAETGGSPSEILERANNTLCEGNDAEMFVTAWIGIVDLETGLMKCANAGHEYPLIKRVNGEFEIIKDKHSLALAAVEGIKPKEYDIELHPGDKVFVYTDGIPEAINEEVIQYGSKRLVDVINKVKDKSFTEILPFMSDSVAAFRGSADQFDDITMLGFELKKLVR; translated from the coding sequence ATGATTCTTAAGATGTCAGCAATTTCAGCTCTCTATATTGTGCTCACAGTCTTTTTGTGGAAATACCTTAGAAACAAAAAGATTTCTTTTACAGGGAAAATCCTGATAGGTCTTATTTATGGCATGTGTTCGGTATTATCGACTCATTTTGGGGTTGATTTCGGAGATATGCTTCTTAATTTGCGAGATGTGGCGCCGCTGGCAGCCGGACTTTTCTTTCATCCGCTCTCGGGTGTTATTGCCGGCCTTATAGGCGGAATAGAGAGATACATTGTAGGTACATATTTTGGAATAGGCTCTTATACCAGAATAGCCTGCAGTGTATCTACATGCCTTGCCGGATTTGTTGCACTTTTGATGAATCTTAAGGTCTTTAGGGGCAAGAAACCTTCTCCTATGTATGCTTTCTTTATGGGGGCTGTCATGGAGGTTTTCCATATGTATGCTGTATTTATTTCCCACAGAGCTGATATGAGAATGGCTTTTGTGGTAGTAAGGGCATGCTCTATACCCATGATCATCTTCTCGGGTATTGCACTTGCTGTAATGTCTATTATCCTGGAAGTAATTGCAGGCGAATGGAAGAATCCCTTTAAAAGAGCTAAAGGAGAAGACATTTCGGTTTCTCAGACTTTTCAGCGGTGGCTTTTTGTGGTTACCGTATCTGTTATCTTTATCAATTTTATCTTTTCTTTTATTCTGCAGACGCAATCAGCTTATCAAAATGGTTACAGCTCTATAATCCAGACTTCAAGCGATATTAAAAACAGGTTTAAAGCAGGCCTTAAATACTGTGTTCCAGGAGCTTCTGAGTATTTCGAGATCATTAAAAGCGACGGAACTATCATTGCAGGTAAGAATATTGGCTCTGAGTTATCTGAAACTGTAATGGATGACATTACGGGAAGCATCGATAAACCCATATTTAAAGCTGATTACATGGGAGAGGATGCGCTTAATAAGGTTGATATGCTCTCGTCGGAACTGATACTTCTGACCTATATGCCTCATGACGAGCTATTCTGGAACCGCAATGCACAGGCCTATGAGACTGCATTTGCAGATATTCTGCTGTTCACCGTTATATATGTTCTGATTGCTTTCCTGGTCAGACAGATTGTTGTCAAAAATATTGACCTTATAAATGAATCTCTTGATAAGATCACGAACGGAAATCTAAATGAAATTGTTACTGTCAGAAACTCCTCTGAGTTTGCTTCGCTGTCAGATGATATCAATCAGACGGTTGATACTCTTAAGGGATATATTGAGGCAGCGGAAAATAGGATAGAACAGGAACTTGTTTTTGCAAGGACAATTCAGGAATCGTCTCTTCCTCGGAACTTCGAATTTCCCGGAAGAAATGATGAGTTTGAGATATATGCATCAATGAAGGCTGCAAAAGAGGTAGGGGGAGACTTTTACGATTTCTTTTTTGTGGACAGGAATAAGATTGCACTTGTAATAGCTGATGTTTCCGGAAAGGGAATACCGGCAGCTCTTTTCATGATGAGGAGCAAAACTGCTATAAGAAGTTTTGCTGAGACAGGGGGATCACCTTCAGAGATCCTTGAAAGGGCCAACAACACTCTTTGTGAGGGAAATGATGCAGAGATGTTTGTGACTGCCTGGATTGGAATCGTAGACCTTGAAACCGGACTTATGAAATGCGCCAATGCAGGACATGAATATCCGCTTATAAAGCGGGTTAACGGTGAATTTGAAATTATAAAAGACAAGCACAGCCTTGCACTTGCTGCTGTGGAAGGAATTAAGCCCAAGGAATATGATATTGAACTTCATCCCGGCGACAAGGTATTTGTTTACACTGACGGAATTCCGGAAGCAATCAATGAAGAGGTTATTCAGTATGGATCAAAGCGCCTTGTTGATGTTATCAATAAGGTTAAAGACAAATCTTTTACGGAAATATTACCTTTTATGTCTGACAGTGTTGCGGCGTTCAGAGGAAGTGCAGATCAGTTCGATGATATTACAATGCTTGGCTTTGAACTTAAAAAACTCGTCAGATAA
- a CDS encoding DegV family protein — protein sequence MSNYILSCCSTADLDEQHLNERDIKYICFHFQLNDKDYPDDLGKSISFKDFYDSMAKGAMTKTSQVSVGEYTEYFESFLKDGKDILHATLSSGISGTLNSATIARDQLKDKYPDRKIYVVDSLAASAGYGLLMNKLADLRDQGMGIDDLYQWTIDHRLECQHWFFVSDLKYLIRGGRVSKVAGAIGSVLNICPLMNVDYQGRLIVRAKVRGKSAVIKAQVEKMVQLATNGLDYDGDCYISNSDCYEDARAVADLIEEKFPKMKGKVKIYSIGTTIGSHTGPGTVALFFWGSQRVD from the coding sequence ATGAGTAATTATATTCTTAGCTGTTGCTCTACTGCAGATCTTGATGAGCAGCATCTTAACGAACGTGATATCAAGTATATTTGCTTTCATTTTCAATTGAATGACAAGGATTATCCGGATGATCTTGGTAAATCAATATCTTTTAAGGATTTTTATGACAGTATGGCTAAGGGCGCAATGACCAAGACATCACAGGTAAGCGTCGGTGAATACACAGAATACTTTGAATCATTCCTCAAGGATGGTAAAGATATTCTTCATGCAACCCTTAGTTCCGGAATTTCCGGTACTCTTAACTCAGCCACTATCGCCAGAGATCAGCTCAAGGATAAATATCCTGACAGAAAAATATATGTAGTTGATTCTCTTGCGGCATCAGCAGGCTATGGACTTCTTATGAATAAGCTTGCAGATCTCAGGGATCAGGGAATGGGCATTGATGATCTTTATCAGTGGACAATTGACCACAGACTTGAATGTCAGCACTGGTTCTTTGTATCAGATCTTAAATATCTGATCAGAGGCGGTCGTGTTTCCAAGGTTGCCGGTGCAATAGGAAGTGTATTAAATATCTGTCCTCTTATGAATGTCGATTATCAGGGAAGACTTATTGTAAGAGCCAAGGTTCGTGGTAAGAGCGCTGTTATAAAGGCTCAAGTTGAGAAAATGGTACAGCTTGCCACAAATGGTCTGGACTATGACGGTGACTGCTATATTTCAAATTCAGATTGTTATGAAGATGCAAGAGCAGTTGCAGATCTTATTGAAGAAAAATTCCCTAAGATGAAGGGAAAAGTTAAGATATACAGCATCGGAACTACTATCGGAAGCCATACAGGTCCCGGAACTGTAGCACTCTTCTTCTGGGGAAGCCAGAGAGTCGACTGA
- the pheT gene encoding phenylalanine--tRNA ligase subunit beta, translating into MLVPLSWLKDFVDIDIEPKELEKKLFDCGFEVEECWEVGKDVSKVVVGEVLTCEAIPDTHLHVCTVNAGEHGTFQVCCGADNVQAGGKYPLALVGATVIETAKDHVTVVGVATIKKGKLRGYDSEGMLCSGVELGVSEDMYPGAGYNGLLVFPEDTEVGIDVKPLLGLDDWIFDVSITANRPDCQSIYGLAREVAAALDKPLKEIDLSYTETDVTNDGFSVTVEDPDLCPRYIGHYVYDVKLAESPLWMKRRLAMVGNNSINNIVDITNYIMRELGQPMHAFDGNFLEDNKIVVRRAKAGEKIVTLDENEFELTTDNLVICDGKKPVALAGIMGGLNSEIRDTTTTVTFEAAKFMRDNIRKSSRALGQSSDSSAAFSKGVYEYTTVIAMKRALHLIEQLGAGKVSKTHVDINTGNSLEKKEMKASIKKVNGVLGIEVPEDEIKRILTNLNFEPAINGDELTIKIPAYREDMEDYPDIAEELIRMYGYDHVKPTFLKDAGVTMGGRNLRQKTELKLKRALCAQGAFECMHYSFFSPSDLDLLRFAEDADERTAIKILNPINEDLSLMRTTLAAQMIHAIARNQKKGTLEGRLFELGNRFIPKSLPLTDYPDEKATLCIGIFGEGEDIFTLKGLAENVATALHVSFKYEPTTKTFLHPYRAAKISCEGEEVGYLGQITYEIQDDTDMRIPAYICEIDLSVLEKWYGKTPSFEPLPKFAVVKRDLALIMDKTVTCGEVEEAIYGSCKYVTDVKLFDVYEGLPIPPTKKSMAFTITFTPKDEELTFEAVNGYVDKMLRKLSFTMGIEIRS; encoded by the coding sequence ATGTTAGTACCTTTAAGTTGGCTTAAAGATTTTGTTGATATAGATATTGAACCCAAGGAGCTTGAGAAAAAGCTTTTTGATTGCGGTTTTGAAGTAGAAGAGTGTTGGGAAGTAGGAAAAGATGTATCCAAGGTTGTAGTCGGTGAAGTCCTGACTTGTGAAGCAATTCCTGATACACATCTTCATGTATGTACAGTTAATGCCGGTGAGCACGGCACATTCCAGGTATGCTGTGGCGCGGACAATGTTCAGGCAGGTGGCAAGTATCCTCTTGCCCTTGTAGGTGCTACTGTTATAGAGACAGCCAAGGACCATGTTACTGTTGTAGGCGTTGCTACTATCAAAAAGGGTAAGCTCCGCGGCTATGACTCAGAAGGTATGCTCTGCTCAGGCGTTGAACTTGGTGTATCTGAGGATATGTACCCGGGCGCCGGTTATAATGGACTTTTGGTTTTCCCTGAAGATACAGAGGTCGGTATTGATGTTAAGCCTCTTTTAGGGCTTGATGACTGGATCTTTGATGTTTCAATCACTGCAAACAGACCAGACTGTCAGAGCATCTATGGTCTTGCAAGAGAAGTAGCAGCAGCTCTTGACAAGCCATTAAAAGAGATTGATCTTAGCTACACAGAAACTGATGTTACAAATGACGGATTTAGCGTAACAGTAGAAGATCCTGATCTTTGCCCAAGATATATCGGACATTATGTTTATGATGTCAAGCTTGCAGAAAGTCCTCTTTGGATGAAGAGAAGACTTGCTATGGTTGGAAATAACTCTATCAACAATATCGTTGATATCACCAACTATATTATGAGAGAGCTTGGTCAGCCTATGCATGCTTTTGACGGCAATTTCCTTGAGGATAACAAGATTGTTGTAAGACGTGCAAAAGCGGGTGAAAAGATCGTTACTCTTGATGAGAACGAGTTCGAGCTTACTACAGATAATCTCGTAATATGCGATGGCAAGAAGCCTGTTGCCCTTGCAGGTATCATGGGAGGCCTTAATTCAGAAATCCGTGATACAACAACTACAGTTACATTTGAAGCTGCTAAATTCATGCGTGACAACATTCGTAAGAGCTCAAGAGCACTTGGACAGTCATCTGACTCATCAGCTGCTTTTTCTAAGGGCGTTTACGAATATACTACTGTTATTGCAATGAAGAGAGCACTTCACCTTATAGAACAGCTTGGAGCAGGTAAGGTTTCCAAGACTCACGTTGATATCAATACAGGCAATAGCCTTGAGAAAAAAGAGATGAAGGCTTCTATCAAAAAGGTTAACGGTGTTCTTGGTATAGAAGTTCCTGAGGATGAGATCAAGAGAATCCTTACAAACCTTAATTTTGAGCCTGCTATCAATGGAGATGAGCTTACAATCAAGATTCCTGCATATCGTGAGGACATGGAAGACTATCCTGATATTGCAGAAGAGCTTATCCGTATGTACGGTTATGATCATGTAAAGCCTACATTCCTTAAGGATGCGGGTGTAACAATGGGAGGCAGAAACCTTCGTCAGAAAACTGAGCTTAAGCTTAAGAGAGCTCTTTGCGCTCAGGGAGCTTTTGAATGTATGCATTATTCATTCTTCTCACCAAGTGACCTTGACCTTCTTAGATTTGCAGAGGATGCAGATGAGAGAACAGCAATAAAGATCCTCAATCCTATCAATGAAGATCTTTCACTTATGAGAACAACTCTTGCAGCTCAGATGATCCATGCTATTGCAAGGAACCAGAAGAAGGGAACTCTTGAGGGAAGATTGTTCGAGCTTGGTAACAGATTTATTCCTAAGTCACTTCCACTTACAGATTATCCTGATGAGAAGGCTACACTTTGCATCGGTATTTTCGGTGAAGGAGAAGATATCTTTACATTGAAGGGACTTGCTGAAAATGTTGCTACAGCTCTTCATGTAAGCTTTAAGTATGAGCCAACGACCAAGACTTTCCTTCATCCATACAGAGCTGCCAAGATTTCCTGTGAAGGTGAAGAAGTTGGATATCTTGGACAGATCACATATGAGATCCAGGATGATACAGATATGAGAATTCCTGCATATATTTGTGAGATCGATCTGTCAGTACTTGAAAAGTGGTATGGTAAGACTCCTTCATTTGAGCCACTTCCTAAGTTCGCTGTTGTTAAGCGAGATCTTGCTCTTATCATGGACAAGACAGTTACATGCGGAGAAGTGGAAGAAGCCATTTATGGTTCATGCAAATATGTAACAGATGTTAAACTCTTTGATGTTTATGAGGGACTTCCAATTCCTCCTACCAAGAAGAGTATGGCATTTACTATTACCTTCACTCCTAAGGATGAAGAACTTACATTTGAAGCAGTCAACGGTTACGTTGATAAGATGCTCAGAAAATTGTCATTCACAATGGGAATAGAAATCCGTAGCTAA
- the pheS gene encoding phenylalanine--tRNA ligase subunit alpha, which translates to MENSVLRQKIEAIREEIKANSEKLDSSKLVYEMKKSFMDNKTGKISALMKEMKNIAAEDRAEYGKNVNELKQWALEHFEELDRKMKEKELLLRYESEKQDVTMPAKIRYTGNLHPVTQMRETLIDIFAGMGFEIYEGTEIENDYYNFTALNTPKDHPARDMQDTFYLSPEFLLRTQTSSGQIHVMEKSKPPIKILSPGKVFRSDDDATHSPMFSQMEGLVVDKNITLCDLKGSLELFAQKIFGEGTTTRLRPSYFPFTEPSVEVDCSCFACGGKGCNLCKGTGWIEVLGAGVVNKKVLENCGIDSEEYSGFAFGIGIERATMLKYGINNIKLLYESDIDVLKQIDHYE; encoded by the coding sequence TTGGAAAACAGCGTATTACGTCAGAAAATTGAAGCAATCCGTGAAGAGATCAAGGCTAATTCTGAAAAACTTGACAGCTCCAAGCTTGTCTATGAGATGAAGAAGAGCTTCATGGACAACAAGACCGGCAAGATCAGTGCACTTATGAAGGAAATGAAGAATATTGCAGCTGAGGATCGTGCTGAGTACGGTAAGAATGTTAATGAACTTAAACAGTGGGCTCTTGAGCATTTTGAAGAGCTTGACAGGAAGATGAAGGAAAAAGAGCTTTTGCTCAGATATGAGAGCGAGAAGCAGGATGTAACAATGCCTGCCAAGATTCGCTACACTGGAAACCTCCATCCTGTTACACAGATGAGAGAAACTCTTATTGACATTTTTGCCGGAATGGGCTTTGAAATCTATGAGGGTACAGAGATTGAGAATGATTACTACAATTTCACAGCTCTTAATACTCCCAAGGATCACCCTGCCAGAGATATGCAGGATACTTTTTACTTAAGCCCTGAGTTCCTTCTTAGAACACAGACTTCATCAGGACAGATACATGTAATGGAGAAATCCAAGCCACCTATTAAGATATTATCTCCAGGTAAGGTATTCCGTTCAGATGATGATGCAACTCATTCACCTATGTTCTCACAGATGGAAGGTCTTGTAGTTGATAAGAACATTACACTTTGTGACCTTAAGGGATCTCTTGAGCTTTTTGCTCAGAAAATATTTGGCGAAGGTACAACAACAAGACTTCGCCCTTCATACTTCCCATTCACAGAACCTTCTGTAGAAGTTGACTGCAGCTGTTTTGCATGCGGCGGTAAGGGATGTAATCTCTGTAAGGGAACCGGTTGGATTGAGGTACTTGGTGCCGGTGTTGTTAACAAGAAGGTTTTGGAGAACTGCGGAATTGACTCAGAAGAGTACAGCGGCTTTGCCTTTGGTATCGGAATTGAGCGTGCGACTATGCTTAAGTATGGCATCAACAATATCAAGCTTTTGTATGAATCTGATATTGATGTTCTTAAGCAGATCGATCACTACGAATAA
- a CDS encoding aminopeptidase, translated as MNRKNVWTTYNATQLKAVDKFGEDYKNFLDNSKTEREAIDSIVNEIEEAGYKELNTLIGSKTKLKKGDKVYSVWMNKSIVMFQLGSEPLEQGLNILGAHIDSPRIDVKQNPLYEDGGFAYLDTHYYGGIKKYQFVAMPLAIHGVVCKKDGTTVQLNVGEDEDDPVFFISDLLIHLSADQMSKTAAKVIEGEALDLIIGHRPFVVESKEKEKAEKVDPKLTAGQKYALAAEKAEKAESGKISGAVRRGVLALLNDLYGIEEEDFISAELEIVPAGKSRDAGFDRSMILGYGHDDRVCAYPSMRAILAAKNLKRTGCCILVDKEEIGSVGATGMQSKFFEKAVAELMNLTKEGYNDLSLKRCLANSCMLSSDVSAGFDPTYASAFEKKNAAFLGEGLVFNKFTGSRGKSGSNDANAEYIAEIRKAFEKDGIVYQTAELGKVDVGGGGTIAYILALYGMNVIDSGVAVLNMHAPWEVIDKADLYEAYRGYVSFLQNIDFRNE; from the coding sequence ATGAACAGAAAAAATGTTTGGACTACTTATAATGCAACACAGCTTAAAGCTGTAGACAAGTTCGGTGAGGACTACAAGAACTTCCTGGATAATTCCAAGACTGAGCGTGAGGCTATCGACTCAATCGTTAATGAGATTGAGGAAGCCGGCTACAAGGAGCTTAATACACTCATTGGCAGCAAGACCAAGCTTAAGAAGGGTGACAAGGTTTATAGCGTATGGATGAACAAGTCTATTGTTATGTTCCAGCTTGGTTCAGAACCTTTGGAGCAGGGACTTAATATTCTGGGAGCACACATTGATTCACCTAGAATCGATGTTAAGCAGAATCCACTTTACGAGGATGGCGGATTTGCTTATCTCGATACCCACTATTATGGAGGTATCAAGAAGTATCAGTTTGTTGCTATGCCACTTGCAATCCACGGTGTTGTTTGCAAGAAGGATGGCACAACTGTACAGCTTAACGTTGGTGAGGATGAGGATGATCCAGTATTCTTCATTTCTGACCTCCTTATCCATCTTTCAGCTGATCAGATGTCCAAGACAGCAGCTAAGGTTATCGAGGGCGAGGCTCTTGATCTTATAATCGGCCACAGACCTTTTGTAGTAGAGAGTAAGGAAAAAGAGAAGGCTGAGAAGGTTGATCCTAAACTCACAGCAGGTCAGAAGTATGCGCTTGCAGCGGAAAAGGCTGAAAAGGCAGAGAGCGGCAAAATTTCAGGTGCTGTTCGCAGAGGCGTTCTTGCTCTTTTAAATGATCTTTATGGTATTGAAGAAGAAGACTTTATCTCAGCTGAGCTTGAGATAGTTCCAGCAGGAAAATCAAGAGATGCAGGCTTTGACAGATCTATGATCCTGGGTTATGGCCATGATGACAGAGTATGTGCTTATCCTTCAATGCGAGCTATTCTTGCTGCCAAGAACCTTAAGAGAACAGGATGCTGCATCCTTGTTGATAAAGAGGAGATTGGTAGCGTAGGTGCTACAGGTATGCAGAGTAAGTTCTTCGAGAAGGCTGTAGCAGAGCTTATGAACCTTACCAAGGAAGGATATAACGATCTTTCCCTTAAGAGATGTCTTGCAAATTCATGCATGCTCTCATCAGACGTAAGTGCCGGCTTTGATCCTACTTATGCATCTGCATTTGAAAAGAAAAATGCGGCATTCCTCGGAGAAGGTCTTGTATTCAACAAGTTTACTGGTTCAAGAGGTAAGTCAGGATCTAACGATGCAAACGCAGAGTACATTGCTGAGATCAGAAAGGCCTTTGAGAAGGACGGTATCGTATACCAGACAGCTGAGCTTGGTAAGGTAGATGTTGGCGGCGGCGGAACAATTGCTTACATCCTTGCACTTTATGGAATGAACGTAATTGATTCAGGAGTTGCGGTTCTTAATATGCATGCACCATGGGAAGTTATTGATAAGGCTGACCTTTACGAGGCGTATAGAGGATATGTATCATTCCTTCAGAACATTGATTTTAGAAATGAGTAA